TGAATTATACAATAAGAGGATTATAATGGCAAACGGTATTGGGAACAAAAACGCGCGCAGGTTATTAAAGCATGGCAGATTACCGAAAATAAAACCCCCATCAAACAGGCCTTCCGGCCTTGTATTCTGGATAATCACTATTTTGCTTTTTATTATGTTTTACAGGCTTAGTTCGCAGTCAATGGATGGTATTTCCAATCTGCCAAGGGCTGTTGCCTACAGCCAGTTATACAGGTTACTGGAAGATAATCCCTCTACCCAGCGCATAACCAAGATAGTAATTATTGAAGATAAAATAGAAGGCGTATTTTCTGACGGAAGAAAGTTTACGGTAAATATACCGGTTAACGATTCCGACATAATCAAGACGATAAGGAACAATGTTGCCGATGTCACGGTAAAGTCTTCAAAAACATTTCTTTCCAACCTGTTTTACGCTTTGGGGCCGACATTGTTATTTTTTGGCCTGCTGTGGTTTTTTTTCTATCGCGGTTCCGGCGCGGGAGGCGCCGCTAACAGGATATGGTCTTTTGGCAAAAGCCGCGCGCGGTTAATATCCGGAGACAAAGGCAGGATAACATTCAAGAATGTCGCCGGGGTTGACGAAGCAAAAGAGGAATTGCAGGAGGTTATTGAATTTTTAAAAGACCCTAAGAAATTTCAGAGGTTAGGCGGCAAGATGCCCAAGGGTGTTTTATTGATGGGGCCTCCGGGCTGCGGCAAGACATTGCTTGCCAAGGCCGTTTCCGGAGAAGCGGGCGTGCCCTTTT
Above is a genomic segment from Candidatus Omnitrophota bacterium containing:
- a CDS encoding AAA family ATPase; the encoded protein is MANGIGNKNARRLLKHGRLPKIKPPSNRPSGLVFWIITILLFIMFYRLSSQSMDGISNLPRAVAYSQLYRLLEDNPSTQRITKIVIIEDKIEGVFSDGRKFTVNIPVNDSDIIKTIRNNVADVTVKSSKTFLSNLFYALGPTLLFFGLLWFFFYRGSGAGGAANRIWSFGKSRARLISGDKGRITFKNVAGVDEAKEELQEVIEFLKDPKKFQRLGGKMPKGVLLMGPPGCGKTLLAKAVSGEAGVPFFSISGSDFVEMFVGVGAARVRDLFEQAKKSAKTEGKGAIIFMDEIDAVGRQRFAGIGGGH